The DNA sequence CTATGACTTTGAGttatgttatttaatatttggtGTATTTTGTTTACCTTAAAAAACAATGGAATCATGAAAGACGTGCTTATCAAATCTTGCTCTTTAATTTAATTGGGTTTGTAGTCCAAATAATCTCATGTCATGATATATCTAGAATAGTAGTTATTAGTCAAACAAAGATACTTGTACAAACTATCAAAGTAATTCCATCCCAACCGTTCAAAGACGAAAATCTTGATAATATTTTGAACCATTCATAAACatcacaataaatattattaaaacatttataGTGTCTAGTCAAACCATCAAAGTAATTCCATCCCAACCGTTCAAAGACGAAAATCTTGATAATATTTTGAACCATTCTTAAACATCacaacaaatattattaaaacatttataaCATCCAGTCAAATAAGTAGTTGTGATGCAACTACAACATGAGAGTTTGATACGATacagaataaaaatatacaaacaaAAACTAGGCCCaatgaaaaagtgaaaaaaatggaATTCGTAAATAATGTGTtagtcttaattttatttattacctgttaattttattttagaatttttatataatttaatattattttcttgatGATTTGTGTAAATAAATGtgttacaataaatttattgatatataagtaattataaataaatatgtgatcattaatttattttttttaaaattaaatttttaatatattcttttataaaaaaatcattttttttaatttaaatcgaGACTAGAGATATCTTACAACTGATACGGGGGAATATGGTAACAAATCTTTAACTCCCCCGTTATGGAAAACAAATAAGGAAATATGTTTTGAGAGTTTGGGTAGGGAACCTAGAATACCCTTGCCCGCTCGGCTGTCATGTACTTCCCACTTTCCCACTTTCCAGTTCTCTCTCTTCCCACAACGCTTCTTCCAAATACGATTTCGTCAAGGTTTCTATTTCAATTCgaaatttctttctttattctcttttcctatgctttctatttctatttctgaAGGTGTGGTTGGGTGATAATGCGGATCACTACTACGCTCTCTCCGGATTTTTGCTCAGCATAATGCTAACGGTAGCCAAGGTATCTGATAACCACTGTTTTTGCTGAATTCTATTTATGTTTCTTAAATTTAAGTTACTTGAGATGATTGGTTCATTCATTGATTGGATTGGagttgattttgtgaaaactagcAGGGATGTATTGTCAGATCAtttattattagaatttaaaatttaaaatgtgtaTAAAGTAGTTGTTTAtctataacaattttttattatctaatataaataagtatatagagttgctttttttttcatttttatttattaattttcaattttaaattatttttctagtcATTCTTTATTCTTATTCTAACTGTTTATTTCTcctgtgaaaatatcagcaacaaacatgaaaatccATTTGCAAAAATGATGAAGGTAAGTGAATTCTCATTATTAGTTTCAAAGGTTAGAACAAAAATTTTCTGTATTTCACATTAATTGTGTGTGAATATCTttattatctatatatttttttcttcttaatttacaaactaaaactaacatatgttaatatataatttaatatacaaCAAgagaaattattgtaaaatattaaatttaactcttacccaaataaaaaaaatgtataaagacATATATCgagaaaaaataacttaataaattaaaaataacatagaaaaaaacttacaaacaaacattcatcaaatacaaaataaattattcaataaattaaaatatacatcaatacataataaaaaaatatgatgataatatattttagtaatataaaatttaattctttaaatttattatatatatatatatatttattttatatagttattgttaaaaatttatagtattttaatttgaataattttttatacaaaacttgaaatagaaaaataaaaaatacaaacataaaAGCGCGAAAGTATCTATATTTCCGCTAAtggtaacataaaaaaatcatcagtATTAAACTCTAAAAATACATTAGTTTTGATGATAGGATATTTTGACCTCTTGAaacaaattttactttttacatcAAGCATCAGTCCATCCATCACCCTCCCAAACCCTAGTAATGGAGATCTTGCCGTGTGACTTTCTATCTGTCCTTTTCTCACCGAAGATTTGAGTACTTATCCTTTTCCTATATATTCTCCAGAGTTTCCTTCTTatacttctctttctctccttattggcggagagagaaaaagagagaggtaGAGAAAAGCGAAGAGTCTCTCTCTTCCTATCTCTCTCTTTCAATGTCAGGGCACAAATCTTCCACctctacttcttcttcttcttccttctaaCCTATATCAGAAGGAAAcgcgaaaaaagaaaaaaaaaaaagaggcagAAGGTTCTAGAAGCCgccaatttttatttcttttaatttgtctGAGTCAGAGACGTTCGTGATTGTAACCATGGATTCTTCGTGTGTCCCAAACGGCGACGTTTCTGGGTTCAAAGATAAGGAGTCAATGGTTGACCCTTTCTTGGTCGAGGCTCTTGAGAACCCTCGGCACCGTGTCACCAGTTAGTGCTCTCTCTCTATTTAAATCTTGAAATTTCGTGGTTTATGTTGTTCGGGtgttttatttgttgttgttatttgaATGCTATGGTTGATGGGTATGCAGCAAAGTTATAGCTTGAAGTGAATTTagttattgatttaatttgagGTTTTGTAGATAGGGGtcaattgtttttaattctttttattagggTTATGGATAGGTTATGTTATGTCAGATCTGGGATGCTTCTGGTAAATCCCTGATTGAGATTAACATAGAACTTCAGAATCTGAATGTGATGTTCAATTTTGGGGAGTTGCTATGGGATTGAGAAATTTTAATTCCAAGGTTGTTGAAATGTACCCATTTATGTTGCAGAAATTTGGTTTTTGATAGAGCATGATGGAATAATCCATGTAATAGATCCCACCCAATATAAGACTGCATTGTATAATATGATCCTAAGCTAACTGCAGATAACTTCAGTGTCCAAAGGATAAAATATAGGCCAAGTATGTGTGCCCCCATGTAAATTTGATGGATTAATTAGGGGGTGATAAGAGAGGCAGCTTAAATTCTGAAGTTAACAAAATTTGATTTAGGTGTAGCATCTATGTACTTTGAGTTTTTAGGAAGATAGCACCCACCATAGACCAATTAATAATAACATCTCCATTCAAAATATCGTCTAGAAATAGGATTTAGGTGACATGCTGCTGGAATAGGTTGTAATCATCCTGCTTTTAATGATTAGGACTGCATAGTAGTTATAATTTGAAACTGTCAACTtccattttaatataataattgaagaCATGTAGAGAAATCTGAAgcctagaatttttttttatataaaaaatgttatatgaaATGTATCTTTTGGTTGTCGTTGGTGACCatggaattttttttcatgtgtcAAAAAGAACTGAGCCCAAGAATGAATTGTTTGCCTTGTATttgtatataattatgtatgttTGTAACTTATTTTGGTTGGTAGGTAGAGAACATTTGGATTAAGATATAGGAGCATTGTAGGAGATGAAGAGGTTTCTCTTTGATCATGTGGTTGTCAACATTCGTTTGACAAGATTGTAATTTCCCCAACTAATATCTTTACTAGCTATCTTTTAGGTTATTTGTATTTAGTTTTTCTCCATTCTGTAATTGTGTATCTTGacatttttcttattcattatCCACTATTTTGTTCAACTACTATAGTTTTGCGGATGGAGCTGGATATCCAGAGGTTCCTGAGTAATGCAGATTATCAGCATTTTGAGTTTCAACATTTCCCTTCTTCCTATCTCAGACTGGCCGCACATCGTGTTGCTCAACACTATGGTATGCAAACAATGGTTCAAGATAATGGCTTAGATGGCCAGGGAACCAGAATTATGGTAAGAAAGATGGCGGAAAGCAGGTATCCCATGGTTCGCTTATCTGAAATACCTGCTAAACAGTTGGAAAATGATAAACCTGAGAAGATAAAAATTGCCATAAGGCCTAGGCCTAACAAAATCAGTTTAAATGAAGCCAATGAAGCTGGAAGGAAAAGCAATCCTCCTAGAAGTGTGGAAGAGAGAAAGGTGGAATATGATCGGGCACGAGCACGCATTTTTAGTAGCTCCAGAAGTTGTGATTCAGATGATACTCTGTCCCAGACTTCAACTGATGAGAAAAATTCTCTTATAAACAAGGATGAGAATGAAACTAGCAAGACCCCTGTGGTTTATTCAGAACAATGCTCTATTGGTAGGGATATTAATTCTACTCGAGTTGCCATCTTGAGAGATAGGGAAAAGGATCGCAGTGATCCAGATTATGATCGTAACTATGAAAGGTTTGTTCTATCACTGCACTATCTTATTTGTTTGACAGTTGTCTGGGTGTCACTGTTTGATGTGTatacttagaaattttttgaacattttattataataattgataaaaagtaCTTAATAAATAAGGGGGAGAGGTAGTTACTGGTTAGTTTGTGGCATAGTTATCAATGGTGCACGATAGCAGCGCTATTTGCAGTGTAGCATTGCATTGCAGTTGGTGCCCATATGAAAACTGCAGTCGTTCCTgtaatcatgataaaaattgtTACTGTGGCCACAATGCTGAAATGAGGATAAAACCCCCGTTTTGTCCCCTGATAAACACATGGGGTTAAAAGCTAGCTGCCAAGGGGGGAGAACCAAGCACTTAATACTCCACCGAGCATCCCATACTACTTGATGTGGGACTTAGGCAACCCCATAATACCCAAGTCCCTATCACTCTCTTGTCCCTCAATTTTTTTGGGGTTATTTCATGTTCTTACCAACTCCCCTCCccttttttgtaagaatttcattttaaactgTATTTGATGCTCATTCATGCAACATGCACCGCTCTGTCACCTGTTTCAAGTTTGAACACAAACCACTGACACCCAGTGCTCGCCAGCACTGTTTATGGGCTTGGGCATACCCACGTCTCTGTTTTCCACGTACCCTGCTCTATTGGTTGTTCACATATTCTCTACTTCAGTGGGTTCTCACAAAAGCCTTCCAAGTAGAAGGTCCATGTCCATCCTCTGCCTCTGTTCTGTTGCTTACCCTTCTGTttcattttcccttttcttttttgtgtgtcTGAAGTCTTCATTCTGTTTACTACTCACCCTGTTGTGTTCTGATCTGATTGTCCTTTTTATACCTTCATTGTTCACCATCTTTGAAGCAGTCATAGCATCATCCAATTTGCTGCCTACACTCATTTAATTTCTTGACTTTTGTTGTTATTGACTTGTGTGTTCAGAATGTGACTTTTGACgattaatttctaattatgaACAAATCTTTGACTTtgcatactttttttattttttatattttgagcaTTTATGTGTTATATAAATCATTTAGCGTATACCTAAAGTCGTTAGAATAGAGGTCATTCTGATTTCCACTATCCATATGGTGGTTTTGTGGTTGGCCACTCCATGGCCACCATTCTGGTAGATTGGTAAATATTGGTATGGAGAGTGTCAGGGAATGTAGAATTCAATTCTAGTGGAggttaagaaaatttaaatgaaagatCACTATAGATTAGCCTTACAGTAGTATAGGTAAATTATTTCTGTAAAACCTTTGGGTTCTTCAGTTATTTTTGCATTGCTAAATCCTTTTAAGTGAAAGTAAAAAGCCAGCTTTGTGTAAGAGAGGAATGAGAGCGTTATGGATTATTGGGTTGGCATATT is a window from the Glycine max cultivar Williams 82 chromosome 2, Glycine_max_v4.0, whole genome shotgun sequence genome containing:
- the LOC100784326 gene encoding R3H and SUZ domain-containing protein — translated: MDSSCVPNGDVSGFKDKESMVDPFLVEALENPRHRVTILRMELDIQRFLSNADYQHFEFQHFPSSYLRLAAHRVAQHYGMQTMVQDNGLDGQGTRIMVRKMAESRYPMVRLSEIPAKQLENDKPEKIKIAIRPRPNKISLNEANEAGRKSNPPRSVEERKVEYDRARARIFSSSRSCDSDDTLSQTSTDEKNSLINKDENETSKTPVVYSEQCSIGRDINSTRVAILRDREKDRSDPDYDRNYERYARSIPTSSVNLMPFNLQQVRHPFVQYDNAFNQLSQMSQNQASLGYGPQPSPMMNPFGVTGLNQVPRDAAYVQWPSAAVMYAHSYDQFRQAVFQAPFGQRPLSFDYSQNY